From the genome of Variovorax sp. RA8:
TCCGTGGGCAGCGCCTGGCAGCGACAGCATATGCGTGAACGCGGGGGCATTCCGTTATCAGTGGAAAGACATCAAAAGCGGCAGGTCACGCTTCTCAAACGTCGGCATTCGAAAAGCGCCGATTACATGTTGCCCCTGACCGGCATAACTGAAATCGGCTCTATGAATCCTCCCGGAGCGGGCACTATGGTGAAGTCAGCCCTACTTGCAGTTCTGTTCCTTCAGGCCCTTGCGGCCTCTTCGGCGATCGGGCAAACCATACGAACGGCTCCTGTGACAGTGAGTTGCTACAGCGCGAACCGGAAAGTCGGGGACGGCTTTTTGTGAAACCGCCGTCGGGCGACAGACGTCAGCGGTATCCGTGTGCGTTCGTGACAGCGAGAACGCAGTGTTGGTTCGGGGAGTGGATGCGGGTCAACCGATTCTCTGTGATTTCGGCCAGCAAGAGCGCACCGCAGACGTGTGCGAGGTCAAGACCCTTGCGGCACGACTGCTGCCGTCAGTTGATGGACGTCGAATCATGTTGCTCTATGGCTTTGTGCGTATTCCCCCCCTTACAAGGGAAGCCAAAGAGTCCGCGTGAAACGAAGGCCGCCGCGCAGAGCTTTTCGCTGCGGCGTTTGAGGCTGGGAAAACGGGAGACGCCGATCTCGCCGAAGCGCTTTTTGAGAAAGGTCTCGCCATCGATGATTCCGACTATCGCGCGCATTTTTATCTGGCCAGGATCTTGGAGCAGAAAAGCAAATACATCGCCTTCACCCATTACGACTTGGTAACTCGGCTTGCACCGCCTGATTCTCGCGAGGCGGTAGAAGCTGAGATCAGGCTGCAAAGGGGGTTAGAGGTCCAATCACTAACTCGATGCTGACGTGATTCACTTCATCTGTGTACCAGGGGGTAGGCGAACGATGCTCCGCGTCGCCTCAGACGGGTCGACGTCCGCCAGCAGCCGGCGCTCGTGCACGATGTGGCGCTGCTCGGCTTCCTTGGCATCGCGTTGTGCCGTGGCCAGCTCCAGCGCCGCCTTCTCGCGCAGGGCTTCCTTGCTGGCCACGGACTCGTCCAGGACTCGCAGGCGCCGCACCTCGCGGCGACCTGCCGGGCCAACGCAAGCGCTTCCTAGAGTGCCACGCGGTCGTGCTCGAAGGAGGCCCTCGCGCTGGCCGAGCTCAATGGGAGGATCGGAAGAGGTCGTCGATGCACCGCGCAATAGTCGCGCGCATGGCTGGCAGCGCCGCGAGAAGCCGGGCGGGCTTTCACGGCGCCGCTCCCCGGCTGATGGGCCTGGTGCAGCTTCAACATCGAGGCGAGAGCTTCGTAGGTGTCCTGGCCGAGGAGGGCGGGGCGACCACTTGGGTCGTCTGCCACCACGGCCCGGAGGAGGAGAGGGCGCCAGTCACCCGTTCTACGAACCATCAAGCCGCGCTTTTCCAGTAGTTGGATGAATAGGTCTTCGAGCTTCGAATAGGCATGGCGAGCGCCAGCGCATGGCTGCGCTCGGAATAGAAGCCCGGCGCCTCGGCGCGTGTCCTTTCGAACCCGCGATCGTCCTCTCGGCCATGATCGAGAGTGCCTCGCGAAGGCGCGTTCAAGCTCCAACGGCAGGTCCAACGTCGGCTCGACCATGCTCATTCGGATGGCTTCTTGCTCCGCGCTGTCCGGCCGGACTGAGGCTTCCCGCCGTCACCCTCTGCCCGCTTCTCGGCCAGCCCTGCCTCGAGCTGGCGCAGCGCAGCTGCCGTCGTCGCTTGCTCTTCGTGCAACCGGGCGATCTCGCGCTCGGCCTGCTCTTCCTGGCGCCGCAGCCGCTCGCCCAGATCTGCGGCGCGCTGCTCTGCCCCGGCGGCCCGCTCGCGCAGGGTTGCGAGCTCGACTCGCATCTCCTGCTGCTCTTTCGACCAGGTGGCGGCCGCCTCGCGGTGCGCAGCCTTCTCGGCCTGGATAGCCTGCTCTGCCGCAGCCTGGGCGGCACGGGCGGCCTCCTGCTCGGTCGAGCGCGCCTTCTGCTCCTTGGCGAGATCAGCGGCCGCCTGCTTCGCGGCCACGCGCTCGCGGTCCACGTCGGCCAGCATGCGCCGCTCGTGCGCGACGTGGCGCTGCTCGGCTTCCTTGGCATCGCGCTGCGCCGTGGCCAGCTCCATCGCAGCCTTCTCGCGCAAGGCTTCCTTGCTGACCAAGGCCTCGTCGAGGGCCTTGCGCAGGCGCCGCACCTCGGCCTCGGACTCGCTCAAGAGTCGCGCCGATTCCTGCTGTTGCGTGTGCATGTGGGCCTCGATCGCCGCGACCGCCTGCCGAGAGGAGGCCAAAGCCTCTTCGAGCGCGACGCGGGCCTGCTCGAAGGCCGCCTCGCGCTGGCTGAGGTCTGATTCCTTCTGGGCGAGCGCCTCGCGCTGCAGTTCGATCTCGCGGCGGGCGGCTTCGGCGCGCTGGACCTGCGCTTGGTCAGCTTCCCGGCGCGCGGTCTCCCAGAACAGCTTGGCGGCCTGGACGATGGCCAGCGGGAGCTGGTGCGCCTCGCCCTCGGCCAGGTTCGCGCCGCGGCCATCGAGCCGCTTGCCGAGCGTGGCGAACCAGCGCTCCAGCATGGGGCTCACCGTGTTGGGCGAGCCGCTGCCAATCTTCTGCCGCACGCGCTCGATGGTTGGGCGCAGGCCTTCCTGCACGAGCGCATCGGCCGCTTCCCAGACCTGGGCCTCCTGAACCCCGCGGCCACCGAGCGGCGGGAAGGTGCTGAATTTCGAGGTGGTTTCCATGGGCTTTTCCGGGGGGCTGTGGATGCTCGGACGCGCGCGAAAGCATGTCCATCCATCCAGTGGTTTTAAACTTTCGATAATAAACAGTTATCGAAAGTGCGGTATAGTGTGCGTAACACATCATACAGCGCATGTAAAAAAAGACCGTTTCGGTTCCAGCAATTCATTTGCATGCAAGGCCCACGCTCTGTGGGCGGGTAGCGCGCGCAAAGGAATTGCTTGGCCGCATCCACGTTCCCTCTGTCGAGCCCGCACGAAATGTCAAACGAATTGCTAGAACCGCGGCCCATGCCGAATCCATCGCAACTCGATCTGCTGCTGGCCCAGTACGCGGGCGGGACCGCGACCTCGCGGGATGTCTCGTGCGCCACGGGCCTTTCCTTCGGGGAGATCCTGGTGGAGCTGGGCAAGC
Proteins encoded in this window:
- a CDS encoding DNA-binding protein, translating into METTSKFSTFPPLGGRGVQEAQVWEAADALVQEGLRPTIERVRQKIGSGSPNTVSPMLERWFATLGKRLDGRGANLAEGEAHQLPLAIVQAAKLFWETARREADQAQVQRAEAARREIELQREALAQKESDLSQREAAFEQARVALEEALASSRQAVAAIEAHMHTQQQESARLLSESEAEVRRLRKALDEALVSKEALREKAAMELATAQRDAKEAEQRHVAHERRMLADVDRERVAAKQAAADLAKEQKARSTEQEAARAAQAAAEQAIQAEKAAHREAAATWSKEQQEMRVELATLRERAAGAEQRAADLGERLRRQEEQAEREIARLHEEQATTAAALRQLEAGLAEKRAEGDGGKPQSGRTARSKKPSE